Genomic segment of Oryzias melastigma strain HK-1 linkage group LG21, ASM292280v2, whole genome shotgun sequence:
ataaatttAATGCATGaattaatatttgtttcttcAATAAATGATATTCAACTGTGACactgctgtttttaatgaattactAGTAAGAACAGCCATTCGGCCAAACAAACTACTAGTTTCAACAGATTCATTACCCAAACATGTCTATCTATCCACTGTGTTTTACTAAAAGttgaaggaaaatgaaaagtCGTCCCCCATGGCGTCCTTGCTTGCTGGTTGGGGACTCTTGTCAGGAAAAGCAAACTGGAAGTCCCCGCTCTGCTCTGGCTGCTCAAACAGGAACTTTTGGCCTGAAAAACACAACTGCAGTCAGAACcaaagaacacatttcacacaaactGATCTATACTCACAGCTGGAATCCTTCTCCGGGGTTTTCTgggaaaaattcagattttagtcttttttttttgtggatacAGAATAGTTGGAAGTGGAAATGCTTTTACCTTCTCGTTGAAAAAAGACGCACTAAAAGGAAAAGAGGACTCCTGGAAAgagacaacatttttatttaagataaaaacaacatgatagcagagagtttgtttttctgatgtctCACCTCATCCTGGGAGGAGTCAAAGCCAAATCCGGAGAAGCCCGGTGTGCTCGGGTTGGAGTTCACAGAGAACAGGAAAGCTGGAGATTTCGTTTCAGCTGCTCCCTGACATGGAGATCTGGTTGGGCTGAAGCTGAAGTTTCATaaagaacacttttacaagaaaaataaatcaaagacaataaaattgttctttaaaaaagaactcACTGAAATGCAAATGTTGGGGTAGGTGGCGCATGTGCTATATTTTCTGGAAAGGCCTGGAGATTGGATTCTGCAGGTGAAGCTTGAGGGAAAACAGCCAGATCTCCTTCATCACACGGTggatcttcttcatcttcagctGCTTGGTTCTCCATCTCGTTTTGTGAATCAGACGCAGGATCCTCCTAAAACAAATTCATTCAAAATATCAAAAGGTTTTTACAGTGTTAATGCTTTCATCTTACACACCAGGTTGCATATTACATTCACATATGTTGGgaaattaattaatataaagTGGAAAAATCTTGTTTATAATTTAATGTCAGAGTCTTCTGAAGGAACAATGCAAGGAAAGCTGAAACCTCATCCTGTTGAGGagcttcctcttcctctgcctTAGAGTTCATGTCATTCTCCACAGGTTGAATGGACTTTGGAGATCTAACTGGATCTGATGTGTCATGGACATCTACAGATGAATGGGTAATAATCATTTTATAATTAGTACATTTGTTTTGAACACATGCAGTGTTTGGTATCGACTCACCGTCCGACCAAAGAGGGTTATCAGCCTTCTCTTCAGGAGAATGGCATGTCGGGGAATTCTGGGCCTTCTCCTGCTGGTCAATCATTTCTGCATTTGAGTCTTCAGTTTGATCAGTCTGGAAAAtgaggtttgaaaaaaaatcgtaaacttttatatttcttatgaaaataaattccaaaatattattattttttggagtaCGGTTTTCTGGTTTATGCAGAGAGATGAAACGTCAAGAGAAGGATCCCCGCCCTCTTTTGACTCAGCTTCTTCTTGTTCCTGCTCCtggctgaaaatacaaaacaaaaaatatttatttgagcCGAGATCAAAATTCAGTTATTCATATGTTTAAATTTACCTCTCTGCTGTTTTCCCAGAGGAAACAGAGTTCACTGGCGGCCCTGCTCAGACAAAGGTTTTATTTACAATACGACGTCTTACCGGCGTTAAAATAACTGGCATACGACGTTTAATACTTGTGAGGAACTCCAGCTCCTTTTCCTTCATTGTTATTTGATCATCACATGCCACGATTCTACATTCAATTTCCTCATTTTCAGCCTGCAGCTTGAGGAGCTTTTGAGCCAGAGGATTTTGGAAATAGCCGTCTTCATAGGATTTAAACTTCTTTGTGCAGTCAGAAATTCTCTCTTCATAAATCTCCCTATGTAgatcacaataaaaatattttagctttcttTATTACAACAGTAAACAACAATATTTCATCCATAAAGGAGAATTAACTCACTGATCATGGTTGTAGCTGCTTTTTCTGCTCTCCAGCTCAGCTCTCAGAGTCTGCTCATGCTGAAGAAGAAAGCTGGCAGTTTCTTTCATgctgaaattaaataaatgatcagaaaaatataCAATCACTCGACTTTACTTACTCTTTAATAAAGTCACTGTGGGACTAGTTAGCATAGCTTTAAGTAAgccttttttaatgtattttttttttttggacatacCTCTTTGCATTTTCTTTAGTCTGGGTTAAAGTCCCCTGCTTTACCCTGACTTCCTCTTCAAGCTTCTTAAGGTTTCCGCACATTGTTTCATAATAAGACTTCTTCTCAGCAATGTCAGCTCTGAAAACTATTTGACAATAATGATtttgtaaatagaaaaaaagaaataaatgtgttttgatttattaaagatCTAAGAATGCTTATTTAGATTGGATAGTCACAAAATTTGAAGCCCGACATGTTATGTCATAGAGCCAAGGTGAGAAAAAACCAaggtttatgaaaaaaataggttaaattaaaaaaaaaacgtgtctgTTAGCATTACTGTTAAAATGATAGTTGTGTTATCTGATGGGATTTGATTAACTACATACCTTGAATTTGTTGGCAAATGGTATTCTTCTGTTGAGAAAGTTCTCGAGACTGATGACCTAAGAAATTTGTCAGAAGTtgcaaataattacaaataaaataataaatgtttgataCTCGCTACTAAAATACATGCAACCTAGTCGACacaaaattatgacttttaataATACAATTAATATAAACTGGTATATTTAAGCCGATAATAAACTgataacagacaaaaataaataaataaatcaactagTTACCTAACTGAAAGAGAAGGCCGTCaatatttttgagtgaaattTGCTCGTCCATTTTCACATCCATGTTTGATTAGATGTTAGCAAAACCGCTACTTTCCTGCCATTTAGCGCCGTGACGTCattaacagttaaaaacaacatatatttttaatgcttttattttattcgtgttattttaaaacatttttaaaaaactttacagATGTCGAGGTAAAGTAAACATCGTAGttatatatctaaaaaaaagtttaaatttccACCAGATTGCAATCTGATATTATCTGatgttaacctttttttaaaaatatatatatatttctctaCAAATATAGTTGCCATTTTAAcaataattgttattttaaaaaatgataaataataataataaaaatatttaaataattattatttaatgcaTTCATACACTTAAATGTGTGCTAAAGCACCCTAGTTTTccaggaaaaacacaaatcatccctttaaaatgtattgtgtTCTGGCTGCTGGGGCGTACAATAAACCTGTGGACAAAATTACCAGTATATAATCTGGATTTAGTGTCTGTTAATCCCTGAAAGCCATCATTTCTGTCTCGGGGCAGCGCAGATCGTGATGTGTCGTGGGGGTTGCTGGGACAGGAGTTACagaaggggcggggctagtgcTATTCCGGAAATGTCTTTACGCCGCGCATCTGTAACGTCCAAAGCGCAGCGCtgggatgtgtgtgtgtatttcagCAATGTGGTACACGGATCCGGTGATTGATTCATCTTTGGCCCAGATTTTTCTATGCGATTTATAGCCGTTTTGTTAAAGGTAAGGCTGCATTTGAGGGTAAATCGTTTTGTTTTGATTCCGGCTGGTGTTTGCAGACAAAAGAGCGGACATGGGTGGGATTTAAATGGGAGGGGATCATCACAGTGAAGGGTTGTGTTGTTCAGAATAATGAAATGTATcaaatttctgataaaatactgttttaattaAACGTTTTAGCGTAGATGCTTGTAAAGGAGACATATTTCCATTATTCATCCCTCCTCTTTCTCCCTTGCACTGAAAATATCTGGGTGATGATGCTTTGCCTATGTTACATCCGGGCCATTTTCCCTCTCCACACAGATGCCACTTGGATGTTATCATCCGGTGCAAATAAGCAGCTGCATTATAGAGCCTAAATGTTTTGCATATCAACACGTTTGTTctaataaatctgttttttctgtctttttccccctctgtttgcatgtttgtgtgtcctCTTTTGCTGTGCTGTCAGttcttagtaaaaaaaaatgtgcagtcACAGTTTCTCAAGATCTTCTTGTTAATATTCCTATATAGTCAGAGGATAATCCATTACAATCATAGCTTGTTAGTTTGTAAAAACATGGCCCAGATGGAGGGTCCTCAAACTGAAGGGGAAGGCAGCCCTCAGATGGTCTCCTTAAGGTCTGACACCACAGGGAACCACGTGGACGATGGAGAGGTGGCACCATcgatgaggaggaagagaagaaagaagaaggAGCCACGTCCAGAATCAATTATTGTGTACCGCTCTGACATAGAGAGGGCACCAGAGGAACAAGGTGGAGAGGATGGGGCAGAGAGGAGCACGGAAGAAGGAGCAAAGTTTCTCCACAGTCCCACAGGCGAAGGTGAGATCAGTACTAAAGCTCATGTTtataatgaatgaaaaatacatttagacttcccactcagatgaaaattgtatttttttaattgttgtggcttttttttttaacacaatgaaGGAGgttaattaagaaaattaagctccaaattgcatttttgagcatttatttattaattgtgactggaaggggggcggggttgctccatgccaacagacCCCGCCCATAGCTCAggggcaaatttctgatgaactgctgctgctctgtagaaactatgtgcAAGAAAACAACATGTCTTCTAATGTTGGCTAAAAATCCCCAAATccttgtccaaaaaaaaaaaaaaaacaaacactggaaaggtttttaaaatagatcagaagatgataggagtgggactttaaataagaatttttaaaataattagggttttttttgtttgttttgttttatcactGATATGAATAGTCCCATGAGACTTGAAGAGAATGATATTTCTATGGAgtctcaaataaataaataaataaagttcattcatATTCCACCTAAGTGCACAAATTATTTGTGGAAATCAAGAAAGTTCTTGAATAGGAAcaccaagaattttttttaggatcgctcataaaaatgaaataaaaacactccCAAAAATGAAAGGTGGATTAGGAAGcagaaataacttttaattaGCGACATAGCTACTATTTTGAGGCATTGACATGTCATTTTTATCTTGATATCAGATCATATTTCATTCTCCTCCTTTAAAAAGTAGTTAGAAGTTAAATTAATGTATATAGTGTTATTTAAAAGAaggtttttcagcttttttttatgatgagtTTCTAAATTGTTCATAGTGTGCaaataacaattttaacttGTGGATTTTTCACTTTAGGGTCAATCTCTGACAATTTGTGCACAATATGTGATCTAAAAGTTCATCTTACATTTCCTGTTTATTATTTCTGATCAGGAGAAAGCTGGAGCCTTCCCCCAGACAGCCGCTACGTGACCCTAACTGGAACCATCACACGAGGGAAGAAGAAGGGTCAGGTGGTGGACATACATGTCACTTTAACGGAAAAGGAGATCAGGGATCTGGCTAAATCAAAGGAGCGTCTTGATGCAGAGTGTGAGGCAGGCGAAGGCGCGAAACGTAACTGCACTTTGGGTGTGGGGCGGGGCCCGCACGTGGTCCTGTGGAGCATCTCCTGCGCTCCCATCGTTTTCGTCCTCTCCTTCATCACCTCTTTCTACTACGGCACTCTCACCTGGTACAACGTGTTCCTGGTGTACAACGAGGAGCGGACATTCTGGCACAAGATTACAATTTGCCCCTTTCTAATCATCTTCTACCCCATGCTCATCATGCCCATGGCTGTGTTTCTGGCTCTGTACTCCGCCGTGGTTCAGGTGTCCTGGACCTTCAGCGAGTGGTGGCTGTCGGTGAAAGACCTGGAGAAGGGATTCTGTGGTTGGGCTTGTGGGAAGCTGGGGCTTGAAGACTGTTCGCCGTACAGCGTGGTAGAGCTGCTGGACTCGGACACTGTTTCTGGCACTCTGCAGAGCAAAGCTCCAAGCGAACATGCCCAGACGTCATCAGTTTGAAGGAACAGGTTGCTGCACAAACTCTATTTGGCCTCAAATTTCTAGTTTTCAAATTGAAAAGTCAAGTCTTACCAATAAaactcagttaaaaaaaaatcttactttgGAAATAGtggattaacatttttttatgttttttaatgaaatgtcttGGATAAAGCTGCAGTGGAATAATCAGAGGATTGTGTTTACCAGGGTATTTTAAAGCTGCTCCTCTACGTTTTCCTGCAAACACTGCCTGAACTGTTCTTGTGTTTGtaaatgttcccacagaccACATCATTGTTGTATTTTAGCAGGAGAGTCACGATAGCTCCAAATGTTCAACAATACTGGCCTTGGCTTGCAATGCCAAGCTGAGAAGACTGATACAAACTATACTAGGAGTTTACACAAACTTTCACCTCCTCTGTAAATATTCCTACCTAACACTTTGTGTtcactgtctttttctgtctaTTCCGGAAGATTTAATCGCTAAAAATTGCACTATGAGTAGTCCAACTTtgactaaaagaaaaatgttccaaCATGTTAATTCccctgttttatttaatttttttattattattattaacaaaacacacaaaaaagactgaataatgtttgtcattcttgtttttacccATGATAGCATAACTTAAAagcttttaataataaaagttcTTAATCGCTTTGTTGCTCCTTCATTGAAGATTAATAAATGTTCTACACAAGGTTGAATGATGTTATAACTGAAGCTCTAAAAAGATCAGACTCCAAATGGtatattgttaaatattttgaggaaaatgtatcatacaatggaaaaaaaaacgtatgttaaagttaaagttgtcACACATCAAGGTGTTTGAAATGTGCTCTCTGCGTTTGACCCATCCcttgggggagtggtgagctgcagacacagccgcaatCAAGGATCacttggtggtttaacccctgaatccaaccccttaatgctgagtgtcagtCATTGGGctccatttttagagttttagatACAACTCGGCtgaggatttgaactcacgaccttcaaGTCTTatggcggacactctaccacaaggacACTGACCGGTTTAACTGAGCAAACAATGTTGTGTTGTTGGCCTTCAAGGTTCCAAAAATAATTGGAGGTGAATCATCTCAAAAAGAGAGGAACGTAGTTCACAAGTACTTTTTTTAGCTAAGTCCAAACTGCAGACACTATGATGACCTATTTTTCCCCATGAAGAGACAAACCTCTGCACTGTCAGTAATAACATTTTGCGCTttcagtcaatatttttgtgccatttttgcACCACATTGATTCTCTGTCCATGTGCATCAAGCACTATAACAATCTAAGTTCTATTTCTGATGTCCATCTTCTATACAACTTTAATGGTTTCAGATCAGTTTGTGAAAAGCATCTACAAATGTTGGAGCACTATAGCTAAACATAGAAAATGATACAAATGAAGTGAGATTCATAGAAAATGTTCTAAAGCCACAGAAGAACCTGAGATTAAACATTGTGAAGGCAAAGTTGCTCAAACAGCTAAATCGACCCTTTCTAGAACtaagaaaaacatgttcacGTGGTAAAAACTATTTCAAGAATTATAGGAGGAACATGTTTTCTCAGTAATGTGCATCCCTCAGTCAGCTTGATCTTTTATTTGATAATTTCATTTCCCTTTGTTTTAACTCAACGTATTTACTGTAAAACAATGCATTGTCACAAAGTACATAATTTTTCAGGGATTTTCCAGTTCACTTACTCTCATGGATGAAAAAGCATGATCTTTGAGTCTTTACATAATTTTACATTCAATTCTTTGTGTTTGCAATTTTAAAGGgctactttttttattacttaacaTTGGGAgtagttttcatcttttttactaatcacaacaatttaacaatatttaaaaccttttttttgtttgttttactgttgcTGATATATTTTAATGTAGGGAGTCCTGTATGCAACACATTACCATATGATGTAACCCATTCAAAATCCAAAATTcactaacatttttattaaaaaaagacaataatttgttgtttatcGATATTCAGTAAAGACTACGGTAACTCCAAAggaagtttcttttctttttttttttactttattgaacttttttgcagcacattaaacattaacataaagaagaaacaaaaaatgtataagaataagaaaaaaaaacataacatacCAGGGGGGTGATAATTACAGTTTTCAGAAAGATGTTACATTTCACAAAGGgatcataaaaaatgttgaggGTGGGAGTTTCTGGAAACAGTCGAAACATAAGATTCAATCTCTTTCATCAAAACAGGGAAAACAGTTAACTGTGCATGAATTTAGACCAATGAACATGACATTTCATGAGGAGaatgacatttatttcaaaaaatgtattacagtctgctaaaagaaacaacaacagACAGACAGAACTTGTCTATTTTAGGGTGAAATAATCATTTACTTTCATATGGATTGAGTTACATAATATTTGTGAATAATCAAAGTTGCAAAACAGATTTCAGAGTGATAATTATAGAATGTACAGTTGGAGTTGTTCATAAACCTATTTGTTATTCTCAtaatgtgactgaaaaaaagtgTAGCTACCTGTTTAGTACTGTGTGCAATTTTGGCATAATGTATTTCAAATAGCAGTTCTCaatagaatatatttaaataattagcATACTTTTATCAGTCCCACAGAGAGGAAATTGCTTTATGATGAGAAAGTATTGAATGCTTAGGGTGCATATAAATAATATTGAGAGAGTATGACAatctctctattttttttttttttgtcaatttggtTGGTGCAAAGTTAAAACACTGCATGATTAAAATAAAGAGTTGCATTATATTGTAGAATTTGAATTGTTTggcattcattttcttgtcaaGAGTTGTAAATACAGtacttctattttttattctattttattattataattattattttttaacttcttatgTCCAAGgctgctgcaatttcattgtatccccatgtgcaatgacaataaacgtttctgattctgattctgattctgatcataCAGAAAAGAACATATAATccattttttatctaaattaattctttatagagcaaagacaaaaacaaaaacaatgtggGATTCTGCACACGGATACAAATATCTTCCTGGTGCTTTAAGCCTGAGGATCAGATTACAAGAGATCCAGGATGTAGCTAACGGGGATCACCATGCATTCTCCTCACAGTAACAAGAGACAAGGAGGGCTATGCTTCTACTTCAAATATGAATAATGAAAGAATGCATCCCacacttaaaatactttttatcttATCAagaatttgcaataaaaaacaaaacacagcagtCTTTTTGAATTCATTTAACTACCTATGCCAGTGAAAAATGCATCAACAATTTTGAAGCCTACAGAGAGTGGGGTTTACCACAAACTACCTTTAGAATTTGAGACTAAAAAGGACGGAATGACCAGCAAATAGTCCAGAGTATTCAACAAAACTTTGAAGGTCAATTTGTGACAaacactctttttttattcattttttttttcttagattagACCAGACAAAACAACATACAAGGAACACATTGTGCCATGCAAATTTTTGTCTTGTGGGGGCAATAAATTGAATCAATTTGTtccaaatttgacaaaatgtcTTGAACCCTTAATTGATATGTCACTTTTTCCATCCTAAAAATCTCCATAATCCTGATAATCTTGATGGCATAGTAAGATGTTAGGCATCATCAGTAGAAgagatttggcaagatttttcATGTGCACAGCCTGCAAATCATCTTATGTTTATGTGTAAGATTATATGGGTTAAGATATGTCGGTATAATCACAGATAAATAATAAACCAgtgttaattttattaatattttcataaataattagaaaaaataaatgaaaaacataagTAATACTTGTGGGAAGAttgtattattaatttatttttcaatggtTTTGGCCCATGGAGGGCGGAACTTGACCTAGATCTAATTTAAAAGCATAAGTCTACTTTTCCTGGCTTTATCCTATAGCTAAATCTGAGTATTGCAGATTTACAAGTTATTTTAAGATGGTAAACGACAATTTACTTAAAGCAATTCAATATAAAATGGTAAGGTATTCATTTTGTAACTAGGAACTGTTTTTGCAAGAAGAGCTTGTTTCCCTCCGGAACCAAAACAACGTCACACGTCTGCTCTGGAGGAGGGAAACTGAAGATGGCAGGTGCTAAAGTAAGTTGTTTTCTTTAGCGCTATTCAAAACTCAGTGCTGTAAAGTTTATGTTTGAAGATAACGTTTCATAAATTAAGTTTAAGGGtactaagaaacaaaaatatataaatttatttCATTGAAAAGTAGACGGATTTAACTGCCCTGACATGTTGAGACTTGTTAGGATAACTGACTCTAGCACGCCCCCAGTGGCTCCAAACaacatttaggtttttgttaTAGGCACAAATTCCCTTAAATGTGCTTAAAAACCAACTGTTCGACGGTAtgattgaaaaatatgttttataaagGCTTTTGCTCCTGCAGTCAGCTTTGGTTCTGTGCATGGACGTGGGCTTTTCCATGTCCAACTCCAGTCCAGGCGAGGAGTCTCCATTTGATCTCTCCAAGAAAGTCATCCAGAAGTTTGTGCAGCGTCAGGTACATGTTTTACACAAACAACCCCTACCTGTGTTCGAAAAAAGGGTTTGTAGAGTAAactctaataaataaataaataaatctgctgtCAGGTTTTTGCAGAGACCAAAGATGAGGTGGCTCTagtcctgtttggcacagacgCCACCAAAAACCCACTGGAAGAAGATGAGCAGTACCAAAACATCGTCGTGCATCGTCACCTCATGGTTCCAGACtttgagcttttggaagaaatTGAGCACCAGATCCACCCAGAGGGTCAGCAGGCAGACTGTatcttttttctaaagaaaaatctattgattatgtttttattaaagtgaaATATGGGGTATCAGGTGTTAtctagtttgtttttcagagctCTAAGACCTTGTTAGGTTGCCTAACACGGGTATTTATGGCTGGTTTAGATTTTTATAAAGCAGATAAGTTTCGTTTGATGTCTTTAATAtaatcccactctgatcatcttttgatctattttaagtgtccctagtagtcttttaattatgattttgctgtttttagccccatttaaaagaaaaaaaaaagttttttctaagacatattttctgcagagtggtagtaGTTCATTGATAATTTACCTCTGAATTGTGACTGGGAGTGTTGGTATGGAGCAAGTCCCCTTCCACTTCCCATCTTCCATCTGTTTGCATGGTCttctgctagtttacagccccctCCAGTTAATATTACCAGTTTGAGCATTACCAGTTTTCAGCTCAGACTAGGAAAgtgaagatgtacatggatgtATTAGTCTataagtgaatgcatcagaatggagtggagcagggagcttgtggcctaccGATTGTAGCTTCTGTGTcccagctacaagctttttcaaatagaattttttttgtctactccttattcacaatgatttgaatacaaATTTTTCTGAAGtgcaatttcaagcttaattgtctttatatgtcttccatcatgagaaaaatggcacaagaaaaatgctaaaaacacaattagcaTCAAAGGGGGTCTTTAAGCTAACAAGCAATGCTATTtttcagtcaatcaatcaattttcatttaaaacaaatcattttttcttctaattcagagtaaacaataataatatttaagaaAGATCTGAAGGAGGCCTGTCATGTTTTCTTAGTTGTCCCTCCCGCCTCGCTATGATTGTGTATTACAAGCTCCTTAACTGTTGTGTGACAGGGCTGGATGCCCTTGTGGTCTGCATGGATCTGCTTCAGAAAGAAACTCAGTAAGAAAATTGTTATATGTAATCACACTAACACTCACACAAACTGGATGCCGTTTTGTTGAAGAAATAGCATTGTGataccttgttttttttaggggaaAGAAGTGTGATCGTCTAAACATCGTCCTCCTGACTGACCTCTGCACCCCGGCCAGCCCAGATAAACTGGAGGTTATTGTAGAAAACCTGAAGCAAGCGGAAATCACCCTGCAGTTCTTGTAAGAGTGTGTTTTtcagattggaaaaaaatgtaactttccgATTTAAATGTTATGACATTGTCgttgtttgtttcttctctgGCTTTACCTGATGGATTTATAGTTTACCTTTTCCTGTGGAGGACGATGAAGAGGGTGAAGAAGATGGGGAGCATGGAGACCCCGGTCACCCTGGTGCAGGGAAAGGTCTGTCCAGAGAACAGCAGAGTGGGCTGGAGATGGTGAAACACATCATGCTGAGTCTGGATGAGGAAGATGGGCTGAATGAAGTTTACACTTTCAGgtctacttttgttttattgtcgTTTGTATTTTCCCTCATTTAAGCCGCATTGCTCTGTCTATAGAAAAagtttgtcttgttttcagtgcagtttttttttactgttgcaGGAATGCTATAGAGCAGCTGCGTATGTTTAAGCGCATTGAGAGGAGACCGATGGCCTGGCCCTGTCAGCTCACCATTGGGAGCTCGCTGTCCATTCGTATCGTTGGCTACAAGGCGGTAAGTTAGCCACATTATCACTTATAGGCAAGTTTGA
This window contains:
- the LOC112155058 gene encoding protein SIX6OS1, translating into MDVKMDEQISLKNIDGLLFQLGHQSRELSQQKNTICQQIQVFRADIAEKKSYYETMCGNLKKLEEEVRVKQGTLTQTKENAKSMKETASFLLQHEQTLRAELESRKSSYNHDQEIYEERISDCTKKFKSYEDGYFQNPLAQKLLKLQAENEEIECRIVACDDQITMKEKELEFLTRPPVNSVSSGKTAESQEQEQEEAESKEGGDPSLDVSSLCINQKTTDQTEDSNAEMIDQQEKAQNSPTCHSPEEKADNPLWSDDVHDTSDPVRSPKSIQPVENDMNSKAEEEEAPQQDEEDPASDSQNEMENQAAEDEEDPPCDEGDLAVFPQASPAESNLQAFPENIAHAPPTPTFAFHFSPTRSPCQGAAETKSPAFLFSVNSNPSTPGFSGFGFDSSQDEESSFPFSASFFNEKKTPEKDSSCQKFLFEQPEQSGDFQFAFPDKSPQPASKDAMGDDFSFSFNF
- the tmem169b gene encoding transmembrane protein 169, whose product is MRFIAVLLKFLVKKNVQSQFLKIFLLIFLYSQRIIHYNHSLLVCKNMAQMEGPQTEGEGSPQMVSLRSDTTGNHVDDGEVAPSMRRKRRKKKEPRPESIIVYRSDIERAPEEQGGEDGAERSTEEGAKFLHSPTGEGESWSLPPDSRYVTLTGTITRGKKKGQVVDIHVTLTEKEIRDLAKSKERLDAECEAGEGAKRNCTLGVGRGPHVVLWSISCAPIVFVLSFITSFYYGTLTWYNVFLVYNEERTFWHKITICPFLIIFYPMLIMPMAVFLALYSAVVQVSWTFSEWWLSVKDLEKGFCGWACGKLGLEDCSPYSVVELLDSDTVSGTLQSKAPSEHAQTSSV